AGGCTTGGGCTTGTTCATAAGTATTAAAATCACCTTGGTCTCTGGAAAGTTTGGCTCCTTTTTCAAAGTCCGCGATCGCGCGTTCAATTTCTCCTAATTCTACCTTCACATAACCCCGATTAAAATATAACAATGCATAATCAGGATCAATTTCCATTGCTCGATTATAATCGGCAAGCGCTTGCTGATAATTTTCTAGACGATAATGCATGGTTCCCCGAAAATTATATGCATCCACATTATCGGGATCAAGTTCAACTACCTGGTTAAAATCATCGAGTGCTTTGTCGTATTCTTCTAAATGATTGTAAGCTAAGCCTCTCTGTAAATAAGGGTTAGGATCATCAGGATTATTCTGAATTGCTTCATTAATAATTTTCATTACTTCTGGATTGACATGAGCAATTAAAACATCTTGCTGGCGATGAAATGTTTCCTTGTCTCCAAAAGCAAAACTAGGTGAAGCAGAACCTAGAATGACGCCTAATCCCAATAAAAAAATTCTCAACATTATGAAATCGTTGCCTCCTTTTTTTGCAAGGTTACCTTAAATCCATCCCAAGAATGTGATGCAGGAACCGGATATTAATTCTGTATCTTGCATTATAATTGGGAATTAATTCCAACTAATAATTATGGACTAAATGAACTGCAAATAGTTTCATTTCCAGGAGGGAATGTTCACCCACTCCTCCCAACCAGAGTGAAGGTGAGGATAGGCTTTTACCGTGGCTTTCTGTAATTTAAGTTTTCTTTCAAAGTGCGATGAATGGTCTATTGCTGAAACAGATGGCGTTATCTTCAACTTAGTCTTAATATTTGTTTTAGGAGCAGTCTCTCAATTTA
Above is a window of Cyanobacteria bacterium GSL.Bin1 DNA encoding:
- a CDS encoding tetratricopeptide repeat protein, translated to MLRIFLLGLGVILGSASPSFAFGDKETFHRQQDVLIAHVNPEVMKIINEAIQNNPDDPNPYLQRGLAYNHLEEYDKALDDFNQVVELDPDNVDAYNFRGTMHYRLENYQQALADYNRAMEIDPDYALLYFNRGYVKVELGEIERAIADFEKGAKLSRDQGDFNTYEQAQALIKKLKVDPESVSPTRQNNGYH